A region from the Sulfitobacter sp. D7 genome encodes:
- a CDS encoding YggS family pyridoxal phosphate-dependent enzyme — protein sequence MSLSDIQNRITKAEADAGRAAGSVTLIAVSKVQPDARVRAVLEEGHCSFGENRVQEAAGKWPGFREEFDGIDLHIIGPLQSNKVRQAMELAEAIHTVDRPKLAKTIARLAQEMGRCPDLFIQVNTGEEDQKAGVMPREADDFIAECRALDLPIKGLMCIPPVDEAPSLHFALLAKIAARNDLSGLSMGMSGDFEQAIALGATHVRVGSAIFGERVSE from the coding sequence ATGAGTCTGAGCGACATCCAAAACCGCATCACGAAAGCCGAAGCCGATGCAGGCCGCGCGGCGGGGTCGGTCACCTTGATCGCCGTCAGCAAGGTTCAGCCCGACGCGCGTGTGCGTGCGGTCTTGGAAGAGGGACACTGCTCTTTCGGCGAGAACCGCGTGCAAGAGGCGGCGGGCAAATGGCCCGGCTTCCGCGAAGAATTCGACGGCATCGACCTGCACATCATCGGCCCCTTGCAAAGCAACAAAGTCCGTCAGGCGATGGAACTGGCAGAGGCGATCCACACGGTCGACCGGCCCAAACTGGCCAAGACCATCGCGCGTCTGGCGCAGGAAATGGGCCGCTGTCCCGATCTGTTCATTCAGGTCAACACCGGCGAAGAAGATCAGAAGGCCGGGGTGATGCCCCGTGAGGCGGATGATTTCATTGCCGAATGCCGCGCGCTGGATCTGCCCATCAAGGGGCTGATGTGCATCCCCCCGGTGGATGAGGCCCCATCGCTGCATTTCGCCCTGCTGGCCAAGATTGCCGCGCGCAACGATCTAAGCGGCCTGTCGATGGGCATGAGCGGTGACTTTGAGCAGGCCATCGCGCTTGGTGCTACCCATGTGCGCGTCGGCTCTGCCATCTTTGGCGAGCGGGTTAGCGAATAA
- a CDS encoding L,D-transpeptidase family protein, with amino-acid sequence MTPNDMVLTPTGLRFQGRRYACSIGKGGLTRDKREGDGATPRGVHRLVGILYRPDRIPAPSAWAQPIRPGDLWSDASGQPDYNHRVHAPYGHSHEALRRADPLYDLVILTDWNWPEAEAGRGSAIFIHQWRRPGYPTEGCIAFARDDLHEIAARVGPATRLIIR; translated from the coding sequence GTGACACCTAATGACATGGTTTTGACCCCGACGGGGCTGCGGTTTCAGGGGCGGCGCTATGCCTGCAGCATCGGCAAGGGCGGTCTGACCCGTGACAAGCGCGAAGGCGATGGGGCGACGCCGCGCGGGGTGCACCGTTTGGTGGGGATTCTCTACCGGCCTGACCGTATCCCTGCTCCGAGCGCCTGGGCGCAGCCGATCCGCCCGGGTGACCTGTGGTCGGACGCCAGTGGTCAGCCAGACTACAACCACCGCGTCCACGCGCCCTATGGCCATAGCCATGAGGCGCTGCGCCGCGCTGATCCGCTCTATGATCTGGTGATCCTGACCGATTGGAACTGGCCAGAGGCCGAGGCCGGGCGCGGCTCCGCGATCTTTATTCACCAGTGGCGGCGGCCCGGCTACCCGACCGAGGGCTGCATCGCCTTTGCGCGGGACGATCTTCATGAGATCGCGGCCCGTGTCGGCCCGGCGACGCGGCTGATTATTCGCTAA
- the ribA gene encoding GTP cyclohydrolase II, with protein MSFAPDITEQLARARADLRMGVPVVLAEGAQASLVLAAETLTAQRLADVLALGGAPVLAITARRAETLKARAYDGNLARVLLPPGATPAWVQSIADPADDLRAPMKGPLKTARGGDTAAHSAALDLVKAARMLPAALMLDLPQGADFAQLHGLTMIDLTAAAPVLARRSALHPVVNARLPMEVSEAGRLHIFRPEDGGEEHYAIEIGRPARNTPVLCRLHSACFTGDLMGSLKCDCGPQLRAALAQMGGEGNGILLYLNQEGRGIGLANKMRAYSLQDQGFDTVEANHRLGFEDDERDFRLGADILRSMGFSAVRLLTNNPRKVGMMEQSGVAVTERVPLAVGENRHNSAYLATKAAKSGHFL; from the coding sequence ATGAGTTTCGCCCCGGACATCACCGAACAACTGGCGCGTGCGCGGGCCGATCTACGCATGGGCGTGCCCGTGGTTTTGGCCGAGGGTGCACAGGCCTCTCTCGTACTGGCGGCTGAAACGCTCACCGCGCAGCGTCTTGCGGATGTGTTGGCCTTGGGCGGCGCGCCGGTGTTGGCGATCACGGCGCGGCGGGCGGAGACGTTAAAGGCCCGCGCCTATGACGGCAATCTCGCCCGCGTACTGCTGCCTCCCGGTGCAACGCCCGCTTGGGTGCAAAGCATCGCTGATCCGGCGGATGATCTGCGCGCCCCGATGAAAGGCCCGCTCAAAACCGCGCGGGGTGGCGATACTGCCGCGCACAGTGCCGCGTTGGATTTGGTGAAAGCCGCGCGAATGCTGCCCGCAGCGCTGATGCTGGACCTGCCGCAGGGCGCTGACTTCGCGCAACTGCATGGGTTGACCATGATTGATCTTACAGCCGCCGCCCCCGTTCTTGCGCGCCGCAGCGCGCTGCACCCAGTGGTCAATGCCCGCCTGCCGATGGAGGTGTCCGAGGCCGGTCGCTTGCATATCTTCCGCCCCGAGGACGGCGGCGAAGAACACTATGCCATCGAGATTGGCCGCCCTGCCCGCAACACACCCGTTCTCTGCCGTCTACACTCGGCCTGCTTTACCGGCGATCTTATGGGCAGTCTGAAATGCGACTGCGGCCCGCAGCTTCGTGCGGCGCTGGCGCAAATGGGCGGTGAGGGCAACGGTATCCTGCTCTATCTTAACCAGGAGGGGCGCGGCATCGGCCTTGCCAATAAGATGCGCGCCTATTCCCTTCAGGATCAAGGCTTTGATACCGTGGAGGCCAATCACCGACTGGGGTTTGAGGATGATGAGCGCGACTTTCGCCTTGGCGCGGACATCCTGCGGTCGATGGGTTTTTCCGCCGTGCGTCTGCTGACCAACAACCCCCGCAAGGTCGGCATGATGGAGCAAAGCGGCGTTGCGGTGACCGAACGTGTCCCGCTCGCCGTGGGCGAAAACCGCCATAACAGCGCCTATCTGGCCACCAAGGCCGCAAAATCGGGCCATTTCCTGTGA
- a CDS encoding response regulator transcription factor produces the protein MAQLKKILLVDDDDDLREALSEQLIMTEDFDVFEAANGTEAMTKAKEALYDLIILDVGLPDTDGRELCRLMRKQGVKSPILMLTGHDTDADTILGLDAGANDYVTKPFKFPVLLARIRAQLRQHEQSEDAVFQLGPYTFKPAMKVLTTEDDRKVRLTEKETNILKFLYRSNDGVVPRDVLLHEVWGYNAGVTTHTLETHIYRLRQKIEPDPSNARLLVTESGGYRLMA, from the coding sequence ATGGCCCAGCTTAAGAAAATCCTGCTCGTTGACGATGACGATGACCTGCGCGAAGCGCTGAGCGAACAGCTTATCATGACCGAGGATTTCGATGTGTTCGAGGCCGCCAACGGCACCGAGGCGATGACCAAGGCGAAAGAGGCGCTCTATGATCTTATCATCCTCGACGTGGGCCTGCCCGATACCGATGGCCGTGAGCTTTGCCGTCTGATGCGCAAACAGGGGGTGAAAAGCCCAATCCTGATGCTGACCGGCCATGACACCGATGCCGATACCATCCTCGGCCTTGATGCGGGGGCGAATGACTATGTCACCAAACCGTTCAAATTCCCCGTCCTTCTGGCCCGTATCCGTGCGCAACTCCGCCAGCACGAGCAGTCCGAAGATGCGGTGTTCCAGCTTGGACCCTATACGTTCAAACCCGCGATGAAGGTTCTGACCACGGAGGACGACCGCAAGGTGCGTCTGACCGAGAAAGAGACCAATATCCTCAAGTTCCTCTACCGCTCCAACGATGGTGTGGTGCCGCGCGATGTGTTGCTGCATGAGGTCTGGGGTTACAACGCGGGCGTCACGACCCACACGCTTGAAACCCATATTTACCGCCTGCGGCAGAAGATCGAGCCTGACCCTTCGAATGCCCGCTTGCTGGTGACTGAATCCGGTGGTTATCGCCTGATGGCATAA
- a CDS encoding exodeoxyribonuclease III has product MSFSLATWNINSVRLREPLVLKLLAEHGPDVLCLQECKSPVDKIPVEAFKVAGYTHMVARGQKGYNGVAILSKLPLVDAGDQDFAMLGHARHVAAKLENGTTIHNFYVPAGGDKPNREINEKFGQKLDYLSEMRDWFHGDKPEKSILVGDLNIAPREDDVWDHKKLLKIVSHTPVEVEALGAVQDAGNWVDITRQDVPAGNLYSWWSYRAADWDAADKGRRLDHIWATSDIAQAGHSSHIVRDARGWEKPSDHAPVFASFDL; this is encoded by the coding sequence ATGTCCTTTTCTCTCGCCACTTGGAACATCAACTCTGTCCGTCTGCGCGAGCCTTTGGTGTTGAAGCTGCTGGCCGAACACGGGCCGGATGTGCTCTGCCTTCAAGAATGCAAAAGCCCGGTCGACAAGATCCCGGTCGAGGCGTTCAAGGTGGCGGGATACACGCATATGGTTGCGCGTGGGCAGAAGGGCTACAACGGTGTGGCGATCCTGTCGAAGCTGCCCTTGGTGGATGCGGGCGATCAGGATTTCGCCATGTTGGGCCACGCCCGCCATGTGGCGGCCAAGCTGGAAAACGGCACCACGATCCACAATTTCTACGTCCCCGCAGGCGGCGACAAACCCAACCGCGAGATCAATGAGAAGTTTGGCCAGAAACTCGATTACCTCTCGGAAATGCGCGACTGGTTCCACGGCGACAAACCCGAGAAGTCGATCCTTGTGGGCGACCTGAACATCGCCCCGCGTGAGGATGATGTCTGGGACCATAAAAAGCTGTTGAAGATCGTCAGCCACACGCCTGTCGAGGTCGAAGCGCTTGGCGCGGTGCAGGATGCGGGCAATTGGGTCGATATCACCCGCCAAGATGTGCCCGCGGGCAATCTCTATAGCTGGTGGTCCTACCGCGCTGCCGATTGGGATGCCGCCGACAAGGGTCGCAGGCTCGATCATATCTGGGCCACATCGGATATCGCGCAGGCCGGGCACTCCAGCCATATCGTCCGCGATGCGCGCGGTTGGGAGAAACCCAGCGACCACGCGCCGGTTTTTGCCAGTTTTGACCTTTGA
- the trxA gene encoding thioredoxin: protein MTDLNLSTAAPADADLIKDTTEATFMADVVDASQTVPVIVDFWAPWCGPCKTLGPMLEDAVRAAKGAVKMVKVNVDEAQNIAGQLQIQSIPTVYAFFKGQPVDGFQGALPQSEIKAFVDRVVKAGGGEAPGDTLADAVAAAEEMLAEGAATDAAQTFAAILEEDPMNAPAYGGMVRSHIAMGALDQAEALLNGAPIEISKAPELEAAHAQLQLAHQAADAGPVAELTEKVEANPDDHQARFDLAQALYAHDDAEAAVDHLLELFRRDKEWNEGAAKTQLFTIFEALKPNDPVVLNGRRKLSSMIFA from the coding sequence ATGACCGACCTGAACCTTTCCACCGCCGCCCCTGCGGATGCCGACCTGATCAAGGACACGACCGAGGCGACCTTCATGGCTGACGTGGTCGATGCCTCGCAAACGGTGCCGGTCATCGTTGATTTCTGGGCGCCGTGGTGCGGCCCCTGCAAGACGCTTGGCCCGATGTTGGAGGACGCCGTGCGCGCGGCCAAGGGCGCGGTGAAGATGGTGAAGGTCAATGTCGATGAGGCCCAGAACATCGCGGGCCAATTGCAGATCCAATCGATCCCCACGGTCTATGCCTTTTTCAAAGGCCAGCCGGTCGACGGTTTCCAAGGCGCGCTGCCGCAGTCCGAGATCAAGGCTTTCGTCGACCGCGTGGTAAAGGCGGGGGGCGGCGAAGCCCCCGGTGATACGCTGGCCGATGCCGTCGCCGCAGCCGAAGAGATGCTGGCCGAGGGGGCCGCCACGGATGCGGCGCAGACCTTTGCCGCAATTCTGGAAGAAGACCCGATGAACGCGCCCGCCTATGGCGGCATGGTCCGGTCCCATATCGCCATGGGCGCTTTGGATCAGGCCGAAGCCCTGCTCAACGGTGCGCCGATTGAGATCTCCAAGGCCCCCGAACTTGAAGCCGCCCATGCCCAATTGCAACTGGCGCATCAGGCCGCCGATGCCGGCCCCGTGGCCGAGTTGACCGAGAAGGTAGAGGCGAACCCCGACGATCATCAGGCGCGGTTCGATCTGGCCCAAGCGCTTTACGCCCATGACGATGCCGAGGCCGCTGTCGATCATCTGCTGGAGCTTTTCCGCCGCGACAAAGAGTGGAACGAGGGCGCCGCCAAGACGCAGCTTTTCACCATTTTTGAGGCGCTTAAACCCAATGATCCGGTGGTGCTGAATGGCCGTCGCAAACTGTCGTCAATGATATTTGCCTGA
- a CDS encoding LON peptidase substrate-binding domain-containing protein, whose translation MIKPAELPKTIAIFPLAGALLLPRSRLPLHIFEPRYLQMIEDALKTDTRLIGMVQPNEIPGRDGNGLHQIGCAGRITQFSETEDGRYMVTLGGVSRFRVVEEIEGFSPYRRCDVNWAGFDRDLGEDEVDDSFDRVRFLDLLGRYFDTRGLSADWDTLKDAEDELLINSLSMMLEFEAEDKQALLEAPSLETRRETLVTLIEFAMRGGQEEGLMQ comes from the coding sequence ATGATCAAGCCCGCAGAATTGCCCAAGACTATTGCGATCTTTCCGTTGGCAGGGGCACTGCTGCTGCCCCGCTCGCGCCTGCCGCTGCATATCTTCGAACCGCGCTACCTTCAAATGATCGAAGACGCGCTCAAGACCGATACGCGGCTGATCGGCATGGTCCAGCCCAACGAAATACCCGGCCGCGACGGCAACGGGCTGCACCAGATCGGCTGCGCGGGCCGCATCACCCAGTTTTCCGAGACCGAGGATGGCCGCTATATGGTGACCCTTGGCGGCGTCTCGCGCTTTCGCGTGGTGGAAGAGATCGAAGGCTTTTCCCCCTATCGCCGCTGCGATGTGAACTGGGCGGGCTTTGACCGTGACTTGGGCGAGGATGAGGTCGACGACAGTTTCGACCGGGTGCGGTTTCTTGATCTCTTGGGGCGGTATTTCGACACCCGCGGCCTCTCGGCTGATTGGGACACGTTGAAAGATGCCGAGGATGAGCTGCTGATAAACTCCCTGTCGATGATGTTGGAGTTTGAAGCCGAGGACAAACAGGCGTTGCTAGAGGCGCCTTCGCTGGAAACCCGGCGCGAGACATTGGTGACATTGATCGAATTCGCGATGCGCGGCGGTCAGGAAGAGGGCTTGATGCAATGA
- a CDS encoding Trm112 family protein, producing MTDATVQFDRRMLEALICPRTQTTLTYDAEKQELVSKAAGLAYPIRNGIPVMLPDEARTL from the coding sequence ATGACGGATGCCACCGTTCAATTCGACCGCCGGATGCTGGAGGCATTGATCTGCCCGCGCACCCAGACCACGCTGACCTATGACGCGGAAAAGCAAGAGCTGGTGTCGAAAGCTGCCGGGCTGGCCTATCCGATCCGCAATGGCATTCCGGTGATGCTGCCGGACGAAGCGCGGACGCTGTAA
- a CDS encoding FAD-dependent monooxygenase, with amino-acid sequence MDFDHDIAIIGGGLNGPALALALSRAGLRVAVIDALPAQTFENADFDGRAYALALTSVRLMEGIGIWPEIAGDAQPMLEIKVTDGRAGTGPSPMFMHFDHAEIEEGPMGHMVEDRHLRRALLKAVAADPAITLLNDTRVTDQTVEPTGITLTLEGGKTLRARLAVGADGRGSGTAERAGIKRIAWSYAQTALVCVVNHEKPHHGIAHQFFMPPGPLAILPLTGNRSLIVWSEASANAAAINALPEAQYLDVLRPRFGSFLGEISLTGPRYSYPLGLSLAHSMTAPRVALLGDAAHGVHPIAGQGLNAGLRDVAALAEVIADAVRRGEDPGNDAVLARYQEWRRFDNASLALATDSFNRLFSNDNALLRLARDMGMAAINALPGLRRTFIREAAGLTGDLPRLMRGKPL; translated from the coding sequence ATGGATTTTGACCACGATATCGCGATCATCGGCGGCGGGCTGAACGGCCCTGCCCTTGCTCTGGCCCTCAGCCGCGCGGGTTTGCGCGTGGCGGTGATTGACGCCCTGCCCGCGCAGACCTTTGAGAATGCCGACTTCGATGGCCGCGCCTATGCGCTGGCGCTGACCTCGGTCAGGTTGATGGAAGGCATCGGCATCTGGCCCGAGATCGCCGGCGACGCCCAGCCGATGCTGGAGATCAAAGTCACCGATGGGCGCGCCGGAACCGGCCCCTCGCCCATGTTCATGCATTTCGACCATGCCGAGATCGAAGAAGGCCCAATGGGCCACATGGTCGAAGACCGCCACCTGCGCCGCGCCTTGCTAAAGGCCGTTGCGGCCGATCCGGCGATCACCCTGTTGAACGACACCCGCGTCACCGATCAAACGGTAGAGCCGACAGGCATCACCCTGACGCTGGAGGGTGGCAAGACCCTGCGCGCGCGACTGGCAGTCGGGGCCGATGGGCGCGGCAGCGGCACCGCCGAACGCGCCGGGATCAAGCGCATCGCATGGTCCTATGCACAAACCGCATTGGTCTGTGTGGTCAACCACGAGAAACCCCACCACGGCATCGCGCATCAGTTCTTCATGCCCCCCGGCCCGCTGGCGATCTTACCGCTAACCGGCAACCGCTCGCTGATCGTCTGGAGCGAAGCCAGCGCCAATGCCGCCGCCATCAATGCCCTGCCCGAGGCGCAATACCTTGACGTGCTGCGCCCGCGCTTCGGCAGCTTTCTGGGTGAGATTTCTCTGACCGGCCCGCGCTACAGCTATCCGCTGGGCCTGTCGCTGGCGCATTCCATGACCGCGCCGCGCGTGGCGCTTCTGGGCGACGCGGCCCATGGCGTGCACCCCATCGCGGGTCAGGGGCTGAACGCGGGCCTGCGCGATGTGGCGGCCTTGGCCGAGGTGATTGCCGATGCGGTGCGACGGGGCGAAGACCCCGGAAACGACGCGGTACTGGCGCGTTATCAGGAATGGCGGCGCTTCGACAATGCCAGCCTCGCGCTGGCGACAGACAGCTTTAACCGGCTGTTTTCGAACGACAATGCGCTTTTGCGCTTGGCCCGCGACATGGGCATGGCCGCGATCAACGCCCTGCCCGGCCTGCGCCGGACCTTCATCCGCGAAGCGGCGGGGCTGACGGGCGACTTGCCCCGATTGATGCGTGGAAAGCCCCTTTAG
- a CDS encoding amidase — MHELLEMTAADLGRGIAAGDIDPVALCDTFLDAIDAHPMRDRIYARVTPERARAEAAAAAERARDGQRLSPLDGVPISWKDLFDTAGTATEAGTKLLEGRVPESDAEVLANATAMGLVCLGKTHMSELAFSGLGHNPSTATPPCVNEPDSVSGGSSSGAAASVAFGLAAAAIGSDTGGSVRIPAAWNDLVGLKTTAGRVSLAGTVPLAAKFDTVGPLCRSVEDAALLLSVLEGAKSPDLHESDLEGCRFAVLTNVVMEELSEEPKAAFNAAVERLRDAGATVDEIAVPEVEEAMPLSSCLYTTEAYGLWRDVIEANPEAMFSEILERFRLGKGFSGPDYVAAWAKLDLARAGYDRAVAGYDAVLVPTAPMLPPNIERLNSDHDYYLAQNLLSLRNTRVANLMGLCALTLPTGAPSCGISLMAASNAEEQLLRLGAAAEAALREA; from the coding sequence ATGCACGAATTGTTGGAAATGACGGCAGCGGATCTGGGGCGCGGAATCGCGGCGGGCGATATCGACCCCGTGGCGCTTTGCGATACCTTTCTTGATGCCATCGACGCGCATCCGATGCGCGACCGTATCTATGCCCGCGTCACCCCCGAGCGCGCCCGCGCCGAAGCGGCGGCGGCGGCAGAGCGCGCCCGCGACGGCCAGCGCCTGTCGCCCCTCGATGGTGTGCCGATCTCTTGGAAAGACCTTTTTGACACCGCAGGCACGGCGACGGAGGCGGGGACCAAGCTGCTCGAAGGCCGCGTGCCGGAAAGCGACGCCGAAGTCCTCGCCAATGCCACGGCCATGGGGCTGGTCTGTTTGGGTAAGACCCATATGAGCGAATTGGCTTTTTCGGGCCTTGGTCATAACCCCAGCACTGCGACACCGCCTTGTGTCAACGAGCCTGACAGTGTGTCGGGCGGGTCGTCCTCCGGGGCGGCGGCTTCGGTTGCCTTTGGCCTGGCGGCGGCGGCGATTGGCTCCGATACGGGCGGGTCAGTGCGTATCCCGGCGGCGTGGAACGATCTGGTGGGGCTGAAAACCACAGCGGGCCGTGTCTCTCTGGCCGGGACGGTGCCGCTGGCGGCGAAGTTTGATACGGTCGGCCCGCTTTGCCGATCTGTCGAAGATGCAGCGCTGCTGCTGAGCGTTTTAGAAGGTGCCAAATCTCCCGATTTGCACGAAAGCGATCTCGAAGGTTGTCGTTTTGCGGTGTTGACCAACGTTGTGATGGAAGAGCTTTCCGAAGAGCCAAAGGCGGCTTTCAACGCGGCAGTGGAGCGGTTGCGAGACGCAGGTGCTACTGTCGATGAAATCGCCGTGCCCGAGGTCGAAGAGGCGATGCCGCTGAGTTCTTGTCTCTACACCACCGAAGCCTACGGGTTGTGGCGGGATGTGATCGAGGCGAACCCAGAGGCGATGTTCAGCGAAATTCTTGAGCGTTTTCGGTTGGGTAAGGGGTTCTCTGGCCCTGATTACGTCGCCGCTTGGGCCAAGCTTGATCTGGCGCGGGCGGGCTATGACCGGGCCGTGGCGGGCTATGACGCGGTGCTGGTGCCGACCGCGCCGATGCTGCCGCCGAACATCGAGCGGCTGAACAGCGATCACGACTATTACCTCGCGCAGAATCTCCTTTCGCTGCGCAACACGCGAGTCGCGAATCTCATGGGGCTCTGCGCGCTTACGTTGCCAACCGGAGCGCCGTCCTGCGGCATCTCTTTGATGGCGGCTTCCAATGCCGAAGAGCAGCTTTTGCGCCTTGGTGCAGCGGCTGAAGCGGCCCTGCGCGAGGCATAA
- a CDS encoding aminotransferase class I/II-fold pyridoxal phosphate-dependent enzyme, producing MYSERFSNLPAHVWPRLRALLDGHEGGGTPIHMTIGEPKHAFPAWVTDEITKHAEGFNRYPPNDGSPELRAAIAAWIARRYGVEMDPETEVMALNGTREGLYNAVIALCPATKNGEKSAILMPNPFYQVYMIGAISGEAEPIMVPATAETGHLPDYASLPEDVLRRTTAAYLCSPANPQGVVASRDYWADLIALAEKYDFLIFADECYSEIYRDTPPTGALEVVKELGTDRNRVVIFHSLSKRSNLPGLRSGFAASGAETMREIKQLRNYAGAPLPLPLQQAAAAVWADEAHVEENRALYQEKYAIADRIFGNVPGYASPEAGFFLWLPVEDDEAAALKLWRETGVRVLPGSYLAQNVDGVNPGQNYIRVALVAPKDETTRGLEAIRDCLYST from the coding sequence ATGTATTCCGAGCGGTTTTCGAACCTTCCGGCCCACGTGTGGCCGCGCCTGCGTGCCTTGCTTGATGGGCATGAGGGCGGCGGTACGCCTATCCATATGACCATTGGCGAGCCGAAACATGCTTTCCCGGCTTGGGTCACGGATGAGATCACGAAACACGCCGAAGGTTTCAACAGATACCCGCCAAACGACGGCTCGCCCGAGTTGCGCGCCGCCATCGCCGCATGGATCGCGCGGCGCTACGGTGTCGAAATGGACCCCGAGACCGAAGTCATGGCCCTCAACGGCACCCGCGAGGGGCTATATAATGCCGTCATCGCGCTTTGCCCCGCGACGAAGAATGGGGAGAAATCGGCCATCCTGATGCCGAACCCCTTCTACCAAGTCTATATGATCGGCGCGATTTCCGGTGAGGCAGAGCCAATCATGGTGCCCGCCACCGCCGAAACCGGTCATTTGCCGGACTATGCCAGCCTGCCAGAAGACGTGCTGCGCCGCACCACGGCGGCCTATCTTTGCTCGCCCGCCAACCCGCAGGGCGTTGTCGCCTCGCGTGACTATTGGGCCGATCTGATCGCGCTGGCCGAGAAATATGATTTCCTGATCTTCGCCGATGAATGCTATTCCGAGATCTACCGCGACACGCCCCCCACCGGCGCGCTGGAGGTGGTTAAGGAACTCGGCACCGACCGCAACCGGGTGGTGATCTTTCACTCGCTGTCGAAACGCTCCAACCTGCCGGGGCTGCGTTCGGGCTTTGCCGCCAGCGGGGCAGAGACGATGCGCGAGATCAAGCAGCTGCGCAACTACGCGGGCGCGCCATTGCCGCTGCCCTTGCAACAGGCCGCTGCCGCTGTTTGGGCGGATGAGGCGCATGTGGAAGAGAACCGCGCGCTCTACCAAGAGAAATACGCCATCGCCGACCGGATCTTTGGCAATGTGCCGGGCTATGCGAGCCCCGAGGCGGGGTTCTTCTTGTGGCTCCCGGTCGAGGATGACGAGGCCGCAGCGCTGAAACTGTGGCGCGAGACAGGCGTGCGGGTGCTGCCCGGCAGCTATCTGGCGCAGAACGTAGACGGGGTTAATCCCGGTCAGAATTACATTCGGGTCGCCTTGGTGGCCCCAAAAGACGAAACGACGCGCGGGTTGGAAGCGATCCGCGACTGTCTGTATTCGACATAA